A single region of the Candidatus Glassbacteria bacterium genome encodes:
- a CDS encoding formylglycine-generating enzyme family protein, protein MSAENWRLKMSMRPNLHSRALTARLAGGLLVFALMAFAIPGQCYEISPDDSSWVFENLHMIRIPSGSFVMGSEDKRDDWLVHSRPLRRVYVDSFEIGAYEVTQALFEKVMGFNPSLMKGDSRRPVDQASWFDAAQFCNRLSELAGFMPAYDIRNRSCIFSRNGFRLPTEAEWEYVCRAGSASRYYSGDEEVDLERVGWYKLNSEGTTHPVGSKEPNAWGLFDMHGNVWEWCNDWMENYEELKTRNPHGPSLGNSRVLRGGGWHFKAEGCQAAYRQRARPDYKISAVGFRIVRDPAGRGPLVDGKKRVPGYPYSVKDKSGQD, encoded by the coding sequence ATGAGTGCTGAGAACTGGAGACTTAAAATGAGTATGCGGCCGAATCTCCACAGTCGAGCACTTACGGCCCGGCTGGCCGGCGGACTGCTGGTTTTTGCTTTGATGGCGTTTGCCATTCCGGGACAGTGTTACGAAATCAGTCCCGATGACAGCAGTTGGGTGTTTGAAAATCTGCACATGATCAGGATACCCTCCGGCAGTTTCGTGATGGGTAGCGAGGATAAGCGCGATGACTGGCTGGTTCATTCCAGGCCATTGCGGCGGGTATATGTCGACAGTTTCGAGATCGGGGCGTACGAGGTTACGCAGGCGCTTTTCGAGAAGGTGATGGGGTTCAACCCGAGCCTGATGAAAGGGGACAGCCGCAGGCCGGTCGACCAGGCGAGCTGGTTCGACGCCGCCCAGTTCTGTAACCGCCTGAGCGAGCTGGCCGGCTTTATGCCGGCTTACGATATCCGCAACCGAAGCTGCATTTTCAGCCGCAACGGTTTCCGCCTGCCGACCGAGGCGGAGTGGGAATACGTCTGCCGCGCCGGCAGCGCCAGCCGTTACTATTCGGGGGATGAGGAGGTCGATCTGGAGCGGGTTGGCTGGTACAAGCTCAACAGTGAGGGCACGACCCATCCTGTCGGCTCCAAGGAACCGAATGCCTGGGGGCTGTTCGACATGCACGGTAACGTGTGGGAATGGTGCAACGACTGGATGGAGAATTACGAGGAGTTGAAAACCAGAAACCCGCACGGCCCGTCTCTGGGGAATTCGAGAGTCCTGCGCGGCGGGGGATGGCATTTCAAGGCCGAGGGCTGCCAGGCCGCTTACCGTCAACGCGCCCGGCCCGACTACAAAATCAGCGCGGTGGGCTTCCGAATCGTCCGCGATCCCGCCGGCCGCGGGCCGCTGGTCGACGGGAAAAAGCGAGTGCCCGGTTACCCGTACAGCGTCAAGGACAAATCCGGGCAGGACTGA
- a CDS encoding MBL fold metallo-hydrolase produces the protein MRLKFWGVRGSIPTPGPTTVKYGGNTTCMQIIPDDGETFEGEVLIIDAGTGIRELGLELMKLPKPLKINLLITHTHMDHINGFPFFVPAFIPGTTINIYGPLHYEKSLEEIFAGQMDYSYFPISTAQLAAGLNYHELNEGEFEISSLKVRAHYMNHPVLTLGYRITDGTSSILFSGDHEPYFDIMGDDSSEDEDDVKAIVEQQNSRLIDFFNGVDLLVCDAAYTPEEYETHRGWGHSSTDHAVDWAIEAGVKTLVLFHHEPNHSDDKLDEVQEYARKRARDKGSSLEVQTAAEMKIFS, from the coding sequence ATGCGGCTCAAGTTCTGGGGAGTGAGAGGTTCAATTCCAACCCCTGGTCCGACTACGGTCAAGTACGGCGGTAATACCACCTGCATGCAGATCATACCCGATGATGGCGAGACGTTTGAGGGCGAAGTGCTGATTATCGATGCCGGTACCGGGATCAGGGAACTGGGCCTGGAATTGATGAAACTGCCCAAGCCGCTCAAGATCAATCTGCTGATCACCCATACCCATATGGACCATATCAACGGTTTCCCGTTTTTCGTCCCGGCGTTCATCCCCGGCACCACCATCAATATCTACGGTCCGCTGCACTACGAAAAAAGTCTGGAAGAGATTTTCGCCGGCCAGATGGACTACAGCTATTTCCCGATCTCTACCGCCCAGCTTGCGGCCGGGCTGAACTACCACGAGCTTAACGAGGGCGAGTTCGAAATCAGCTCGCTCAAGGTCAGGGCCCACTATATGAACCACCCGGTCCTGACACTCGGCTACCGGATAACCGACGGGACCAGCTCGATCCTGTTCTCCGGCGATCACGAACCATATTTCGATATCATGGGCGACGACTCATCCGAGGACGAGGATGATGTCAAAGCCATTGTAGAGCAGCAGAACAGCCGGCTGATCGACTTTTTCAACGGTGTCGACCTGCTGGTCTGCGACGCCGCTTATACGCCTGAAGAGTACGAAACTCACCGGGGCTGGGGCCACAGCAGTACCGACCATGCGGTCGACTGGGCTATCGAAGCCGGAGTGAAAACCCTGGTGCTGTTCCACCACGAACCGAATCACAGCGACGACAAGCTGGACGAGGTTCAGGAGTACGCCAGGAAACGGGCCAGGGACAAAGGCTCCAGCCTGGAAGTTCAGACTGCCGCGGAAATGAAAATATTCAGTTGA
- a CDS encoding HDOD domain-containing protein gives MPLRDDIKNKLTSSIEKMPSLPTTVGKIIQLANDINSSAKDILAVIQLDPVVAAKVMRLINSAYYGMPNKVSLKQAVVLLGINTIKNLALSSAVVNQMGKNKIAIKSFDQHRFWEHSLGTAIAARAICKKIGTDPTEVDEFFVSGLIHDLGKVVMALSLPMIYSRALKYGEDNKLSGIVAEKEKVGIDHAEVGSMLGLKWSLDEVLVDSILNHHHPAESSSKLTWVVHVANCFVSANGYENTGEYDTPVVDPRAFEVIGLERAEIEAELADLAEEIEKASVFLQS, from the coding sequence TTGCCGTTGCGTGATGATATCAAGAACAAGCTGACCAGTTCCATAGAGAAGATGCCGAGTCTGCCGACGACAGTCGGTAAGATTATTCAGCTCGCCAACGACATCAATTCCTCGGCTAAGGATATTCTGGCCGTGATCCAACTGGATCCAGTCGTGGCGGCCAAAGTCATGAGGCTGATCAACTCGGCCTACTATGGAATGCCAAATAAAGTGTCGCTGAAACAGGCTGTCGTTCTGCTCGGAATCAATACGATCAAAAACCTTGCCCTCTCCAGTGCGGTGGTCAATCAGATGGGCAAGAACAAGATCGCGATCAAAAGTTTCGACCAGCACCGTTTCTGGGAGCACAGTCTAGGCACCGCGATAGCCGCCAGGGCTATCTGCAAGAAAATAGGTACCGACCCCACCGAGGTCGATGAGTTTTTCGTCTCGGGCCTGATCCATGACCTGGGCAAGGTCGTGATGGCTCTGTCGCTGCCTATGATCTATTCCCGCGCTCTGAAGTATGGTGAAGATAACAAGCTGAGCGGGATAGTGGCTGAAAAGGAGAAAGTCGGGATCGATCACGCCGAAGTCGGCAGCATGCTTGGGCTGAAATGGTCGCTTGACGAAGTGCTGGTCGACTCGATTCTAAACCACCATCACCCTGCCGAGAGCAGCAGCAAATTGACCTGGGTGGTGCATGTGGCGAACTGTTTTGTCAGTGCCAACGGATACGAAAATACCGGAGAGTACGATACGCCTGTTGTCGATCCCAGGGCTTTTGAGGTGATCGGGTTGGAACGGGCCGAGATAGAAGCCGAGCTTGCCGATCTGGCCGAGGAAATTGAAAAGGCCAGTGTCTTCCTCCAATCCTGA
- a CDS encoding Lrp/AsnC family transcriptional regulator — protein MSGSDGLDGRILDRVQSGFPVTERPFAVMADEIGIAEADLIERVKALREQGVIRRFGAVFDSRKLGYVSTLVGVKIPRAEDLPAVAAEVSTYLEVTHNYQRTDEYNLWFTLIAASQERIDNIIGRIGSLPQVAEIRNLPALRLYKIKADFRAARGQGGGEW, from the coding sequence GTGAGCGGAAGCGATGGACTGGACGGGCGGATTCTGGATCGGGTGCAGAGCGGATTCCCGGTAACCGAGCGGCCTTTCGCGGTTATGGCCGATGAGATAGGAATTGCGGAAGCTGACTTGATCGAGCGGGTGAAAGCCCTGCGCGAACAGGGTGTTATCAGACGGTTCGGAGCGGTGTTCGACTCCCGTAAACTGGGTTATGTCAGCACGCTTGTCGGAGTGAAAATTCCACGGGCTGAGGATCTCCCGGCCGTGGCGGCGGAGGTCAGCACGTATCTTGAAGTGACCCATAATTACCAGCGCACTGATGAGTACAACCTGTGGTTCACGCTGATCGCCGCCAGCCAGGAGCGGATCGATAACATAATCGGTCGGATCGGCTCATTGCCGCAGGTGGCAGAGATCAGGAACCTGCCCGCTCTTCGCCTGTACAAGATCAAAGCCGATTTCCGCGCCGCGCGGGGGCAGGGAGGGGGAGAGTGGTGA
- a CDS encoding sigma-70 family RNA polymerase sigma factor: MTACAVFMVNHQDQPGKDTRIIAKDLELRELSDEELVKQFRDGRERAFNELMGRYNRRIINYIYRIIGDRDRAEDLLQDTFVRVYRNIDRFDVDRKFSTWLYTIATNLSKNELRNKGRSPLLYFQNFFFRKSDQKMFEAVDQKIRPDEEVYRGELALIVDAAIEKLPKRHKLVFTLREREGKSYEEIADILDCNIGTVKSRLNRARAKFAQVVEPMLE, from the coding sequence ATGACTGCGTGCGCGGTATTCATGGTCAATCATCAGGATCAACCCGGGAAGGATACCCGTATTATCGCCAAAGACCTGGAATTGAGAGAGTTATCGGACGAGGAGCTTGTCAAGCAGTTCAGGGATGGCCGGGAGCGGGCTTTTAACGAGTTGATGGGGCGCTATAACCGTCGTATTATTAACTACATATACCGGATCATCGGTGACAGGGACAGGGCTGAAGACCTCCTCCAGGATACGTTCGTCAGGGTTTACCGGAATATCGACCGGTTCGATGTGGACCGGAAGTTTTCCACGTGGCTCTATACTATCGCCACCAACCTGTCCAAGAACGAACTGCGTAATAAAGGGCGCAGTCCGCTCCTCTATTTTCAAAACTTCTTTTTTCGCAAGTCGGACCAGAAGATGTTCGAGGCAGTGGACCAGAAAATCCGCCCGGACGAGGAGGTTTACCGCGGCGAACTGGCCCTGATAGTGGATGCGGCGATCGAGAAACTGCCCAAGCGGCACAAGCTGGTGTTCACCTTACGCGAGCGCGAGGGCAAGAGTTACGAGGAAATCGCCGACATTCTCGACTGCAATATCGGCACGGTAAAAAGCAGGCTCAACCGGGCCAGGGCCAAATTCGCCCAGGTTGTCGAGCCGATGCTGGAATAA
- the hemB gene encoding porphobilinogen synthase yields MAFPIQRGRRLRNSKAIRDMVAETSLSPRDFIFPLFVVPGSGVRREIGSMPGNYHLSLDRIAGEAGRVHSLGVPAVILFGLPEEKDPLGSSGARDDGVVQQAVGVLKKELPELCVITDVCLCEYTDHGHCGRIVDNDVDNDSTLELLADQALSHARAGADMLAPSDMMDGRVAAIRDKLDAGGFHNLPLMSYAAKYSSAFYGPFREAAESAPAFGDRRTYQMDPPNVREALREVELDIAEGADIVMVKPAMAYLDVIRAVRENFDTPVAAFNVSGEFSMVKAADKLGWIDGRRAMMEVLTAIKRAGADMIITYFAPDAAELINREGA; encoded by the coding sequence ATGGCGTTTCCCATACAGCGCGGCCGCCGGCTGAGAAACAGCAAGGCGATCAGGGACATGGTCGCCGAAACCAGCCTCAGCCCCAGGGATTTCATTTTCCCATTGTTTGTCGTTCCGGGCAGCGGAGTGCGCAGAGAGATCGGCTCGATGCCCGGAAACTACCATCTGTCGCTCGACAGGATCGCCGGGGAAGCCGGGCGGGTGCATTCGCTGGGAGTTCCGGCCGTGATCCTGTTCGGACTGCCCGAGGAGAAAGACCCGCTGGGAAGCTCCGGCGCACGCGATGACGGAGTGGTCCAGCAGGCTGTCGGAGTACTGAAGAAGGAGCTGCCGGAGCTGTGCGTTATCACCGACGTCTGCCTCTGCGAGTACACCGACCACGGTCACTGCGGCAGGATTGTCGATAACGATGTGGACAACGATTCCACCCTGGAGCTGCTGGCCGACCAGGCGCTGAGTCACGCCAGGGCGGGGGCCGATATGCTGGCGCCCAGCGATATGATGGACGGCCGGGTGGCGGCTATCCGCGATAAACTCGACGCCGGAGGGTTTCACAACCTGCCGCTGATGAGCTACGCGGCTAAATATTCGAGTGCTTTCTACGGCCCGTTCCGCGAGGCCGCCGAGAGCGCCCCCGCCTTCGGCGACAGGCGGACCTACCAGATGGACCCGCCCAACGTCCGCGAGGCGCTCCGGGAGGTGGAGCTGGATATCGCAGAAGGGGCGGATATCGTGATGGTCAAACCAGCGATGGCCTACCTGGATGTGATCAGAGCGGTCCGGGAAAATTTCGACACGCCGGTGGCCGCCTTTAACGTCAGCGGCGAATTCTCGATGGTCAAGGCCGCGGATAAGCTGGGCTGGATCGACGGGCGGCGGGCGATGATGGAAGTACTGACTGCAATCAAGCGGGCCGGGGCGGATATGATTATCACATATTTCGCGCCGGACGCCGCTGAACTGATAAACAGGGAGGGTGCGTGA
- a CDS encoding Na+/H+ antiporter NhaC family protein, whose product MRMRLLSISLRPAIPLIVITLLILCLPGVSSAADSEPAPSLRLPAVIFAGVPATVSVEGGPEVFPDRAPVRVFNSDGSRAAVPDTVLNSDGNASLRFSGAGSYVIEIALDGSKISRSIRVWPGFFTILPPLLAILLALVFRQVLPALFFGVWVGVSMIQGLNPWTGLVRLIDTYLVEAMTDTDHVRIIIFSMTLGGMVGLITRSGGAAGLVEKLSRLAVSRRMSQFSTWLIGLLIFFDDYSNTLMVGNTMRPFTDKMKVSREKLSFIVDSTAAPVASVALISTWIGYELALLSSAIESLGLDESAYWMFLKALPYNFYSWACLLFVLLIVISRRDFGPMLKAEERALKTGRVLASGAQPLLDYEMQRLEPEPSSDHRWYNAILPIAVMSIVLMAGLYRSGSDAVSAGGTEPTLYNIIGAADPFQVLLWAAFAGVFSSLALIFAQRLLTLRQAMEAFLVGFKSLVLAMMILTLARVIQIVCTELETATYLLTVTRRLLSPGLLPSITFLLAAFTSFSTGTSWGTMAILMPLIIPLSYHLPLDAGMSGQAVELTMLGTIGAILSGSVFGDHCSPISDTTIMSSMSSGADHVDHVRTQLPYSITVGICAVLLGYLPVGLGLVNPWLSNLLVLALLAAVIRVVGRKVDETPA is encoded by the coding sequence ATGAGGATGAGACTACTCTCAATCAGCTTACGTCCAGCCATTCCACTTATTGTCATTACCTTGTTGATTCTCTGTTTGCCAGGAGTAAGCTCCGCCGCGGACAGTGAGCCGGCTCCTTCTCTGCGGCTTCCCGCCGTGATTTTTGCAGGCGTTCCTGCGACAGTCAGTGTTGAGGGTGGTCCGGAAGTTTTCCCCGACCGCGCTCCTGTCAGGGTTTTCAACTCCGACGGCAGCCGGGCAGCCGTCCCGGACACGGTCCTGAACAGCGATGGGAACGCATCACTAAGGTTTTCCGGCGCGGGTTCGTACGTCATTGAAATCGCACTGGACGGCTCGAAAATCAGCAGATCGATCCGGGTCTGGCCGGGATTCTTCACCATCCTTCCTCCCCTGCTGGCTATCCTGCTGGCCCTGGTATTCCGCCAGGTATTGCCGGCGCTGTTTTTCGGAGTCTGGGTCGGTGTTTCGATGATCCAGGGGCTGAACCCCTGGACCGGTCTGGTGCGGCTGATCGACACTTACCTGGTGGAAGCCATGACCGATACGGACCATGTCCGGATAATCATCTTCAGCATGACCCTCGGCGGGATGGTGGGTCTGATCACGCGCAGCGGCGGCGCGGCGGGACTGGTCGAAAAACTGTCGAGGCTGGCGGTCAGCAGGAGGATGAGCCAGTTCAGCACCTGGCTGATCGGCCTGCTGATCTTTTTCGATGACTATTCCAATACGCTGATGGTCGGCAACACCATGCGGCCGTTCACGGACAAGATGAAAGTCAGCCGCGAGAAACTCAGCTTCATTGTCGATTCAACAGCCGCACCGGTGGCCAGCGTTGCGCTGATCTCCACCTGGATCGGCTACGAGTTGGCCCTGCTCAGCTCGGCTATCGAAAGCCTGGGGCTTGACGAGAGCGCTTACTGGATGTTCCTCAAGGCCTTGCCGTATAATTTTTACTCCTGGGCCTGCCTGTTGTTCGTGCTGCTGATCGTGATTTCGCGGCGGGATTTCGGCCCGATGCTGAAAGCGGAAGAACGTGCGCTCAAAACCGGGCGGGTTCTGGCCTCGGGCGCCCAGCCTCTGCTTGATTATGAAATGCAGCGGCTCGAACCGGAACCGAGCTCTGACCATCGCTGGTACAACGCAATCCTGCCGATCGCCGTGATGAGTATCGTGCTGATGGCGGGTCTGTATCGCAGCGGCAGCGATGCGGTGTCCGCCGGGGGAACGGAACCGACCCTGTATAACATCATCGGGGCGGCCGACCCGTTCCAGGTGCTGCTCTGGGCCGCGTTCGCCGGTGTGTTTTCCAGCCTGGCGCTGATATTCGCCCAACGCCTGCTGACGCTGCGCCAGGCGATGGAGGCGTTCCTGGTCGGTTTCAAGTCGCTTGTCCTGGCGATGATGATTCTGACCCTGGCCAGGGTGATCCAGATTGTCTGCACCGAGCTCGAGACCGCAACCTACCTGCTGACTGTCACCCGACGTCTGCTGAGTCCCGGCCTGCTGCCGTCGATCACTTTCCTGCTCGCCGCTTTCACCAGTTTCTCCACCGGCACGAGCTGGGGCACGATGGCGATTCTGATGCCCCTGATAATCCCGCTGTCCTACCATCTGCCGCTGGACGCAGGCATGAGCGGGCAGGCGGTGGAACTGACCATGCTCGGCACGATAGGCGCGATCCTTTCGGGGTCCGTTTTCGGAGACCACTGCAGCCCGATCAGCGACACCACCATCATGAGTTCAATGTCCTCCGGAGCGGACCATGTGGACCACGTTCGCACTCAACTGCCATACAGCATCACTGTCGGAATCTGCGCTGTCCTGCTCGGTTATCTCCCCGTCGGACTCGGCCTGGTGAATCCCTGGCTGTCGAACCTGCTGGTGCTGGCGCTGCTGGCTGCCGTGATCCGGGTGGTGGGACGCAAGGTTGACGAGACTCCGGCCTAA
- the hemL gene encoding glutamate-1-semialdehyde-2,1-aminomutase, whose amino-acid sequence MIGSRSAQLFEQACRVIPAGVNSPVRAFGSVGDTGPFFVERAEGTRIFDVDGNEYLDYVCSWGPLLFGHNPPGLAEELNRAVANGTSYGAATELEVELAELITGMVPSIEMVRLVNSGTEAAMSAVRLARGFTGRKLVVKCEGCYHGHGDAFLVKAGSGGATFGVPDSAGVPPEQSALTVNVPYNDLEAMEDVFASSGGDIAAVIIEPIAGNMGVVPPLEDYLQGLRRVAGQHGALLIFDEVISGFRAGSSGAQGLFGIEPDLTCLGKIIGGGLPMGAFGGRREVMEKLSPLGPVYQAGTLSGNPLAVTAGLYMLRRIGKEPPYDRLESLGARLETGIRANLDKLGLELTVNRAGSVLTLFFNPGPVNDFSAAKQSDTAAFGRYFHALLEQGIFVAPSQFEAVFISAAHTEQDIDRTVEANFNALQKVSG is encoded by the coding sequence GTGATCGGCAGCCGTTCCGCGCAACTTTTCGAGCAGGCCTGCAGGGTAATTCCCGCCGGAGTCAACAGCCCCGTGCGCGCGTTCGGCTCGGTGGGCGACACTGGACCGTTTTTTGTCGAGCGGGCCGAAGGTACGCGGATATTCGATGTCGACGGTAACGAGTACCTGGACTATGTCTGCTCCTGGGGCCCGCTGCTGTTCGGGCACAACCCGCCGGGCCTGGCGGAGGAGTTGAACCGGGCGGTCGCCAATGGCACCAGCTACGGTGCGGCAACGGAACTCGAGGTGGAACTGGCTGAACTGATCACCGGCATGGTGCCCTCTATCGAGATGGTCCGTCTGGTTAACAGCGGCACGGAGGCCGCCATGAGCGCCGTGCGGCTGGCACGGGGCTTCACCGGGCGCAAGCTGGTGGTCAAATGCGAGGGCTGCTACCACGGCCACGGCGATGCGTTCCTGGTCAAGGCCGGCAGCGGCGGGGCCACGTTCGGCGTGCCGGACAGCGCGGGAGTCCCGCCGGAGCAGAGTGCGCTGACAGTCAATGTCCCCTACAACGATCTCGAGGCAATGGAAGACGTGTTCGCGTCCTCGGGCGGAGATATCGCCGCGGTGATCATAGAGCCGATAGCGGGCAACATGGGCGTGGTGCCGCCCCTAGAGGACTATCTCCAGGGTTTGCGCCGGGTCGCCGGACAGCACGGCGCGCTGCTGATTTTCGACGAAGTGATCAGCGGGTTCCGCGCCGGTTCCTCGGGCGCCCAGGGCCTGTTCGGCATCGAGCCGGACCTGACCTGCCTGGGCAAGATTATCGGCGGCGGTCTGCCGATGGGTGCGTTCGGCGGCAGGCGCGAGGTGATGGAAAAACTGTCGCCGCTGGGGCCGGTGTACCAGGCCGGGACCCTCTCGGGCAACCCGCTGGCTGTCACGGCCGGGCTGTACATGCTGCGCAGGATCGGCAAGGAGCCGCCTTACGACAGGCTCGAGAGCCTGGGCGCGCGGCTCGAAACCGGTATCCGCGCCAATCTGGACAAGCTGGGTCTCGAACTGACAGTCAACCGGGCGGGCAGTGTGCTGACCCTGTTTTTCAACCCCGGACCGGTCAACGACTTCAGCGCCGCCAAGCAGTCGGACACAGCGGCGTTCGGCCGTTATTTCCACGCTCTGCTGGAACAGGGCATCTTCGTGGCTCCGAGCCAGTTCGAGGCCGTGTTCATCTCCGCGGCCCACACCGAGCAGGATATCGACCGCACGGTGGAAGCAAATTTTAACGCATTGCAGAAAGTATCCGGCTGA
- a CDS encoding SpoIID/LytB domain-containing protein — MKCLSGKMVLLLLSAFLLAALSACHRGAVLPPGLVSPPGGSPPVRVRLMNGPGPVEIGAESGVLLFSDLASGEKIAAIEPGGRWSVVLFGPDGQLRVASPDGRVSRPHPAGIRVHMPGGNGEFRLTGRSYRGELLLVNSGGNRIMAVNRLPLEEYLRSVVPSEIGSPGSAAYQALKAQAVSARSYAMSLMSENRRFSYDLTADTGDQMYRGTSTEHQLTDSAVFETAGECLTSGGRVLTSFYHSTCGGRTADPSEVWGKQFAERNRWLRSVGDGSYDSGSRWAEWEVSWSRQQLLLLLKKYLPELMKMSAGEVGEPTDIEIMRKGPSGRNVLLKVTTDKRVLQVEGDNIRRALRKPDGSILPSTMFDLSLQRGGSSGLSIVARGRGFGHGLGMCQTGAIARASAGQDYRKILDRYFPKAGISRLY, encoded by the coding sequence ATGAAATGTTTGTCCGGCAAAATGGTGCTGCTGCTGCTTTCGGCATTTCTGCTCGCGGCGCTCTCCGCCTGCCATCGCGGGGCCGTCCTTCCTCCCGGGCTGGTAAGTCCGCCGGGAGGATCTCCGCCGGTGCGCGTGCGGCTTATGAACGGTCCGGGACCGGTGGAGATCGGAGCCGAGAGCGGGGTGCTGCTGTTCTCCGATCTGGCCTCGGGCGAAAAGATAGCCGCGATCGAGCCGGGTGGTCGCTGGTCTGTGGTGCTGTTCGGCCCCGACGGCCAGTTGCGGGTGGCCTCGCCGGACGGCCGGGTGAGCAGGCCGCACCCCGCTGGTATCCGGGTGCATATGCCGGGGGGGAACGGAGAGTTCAGGTTAACGGGACGGAGTTATCGCGGGGAACTGCTGCTTGTCAATTCCGGCGGTAACCGGATCATGGCGGTCAACCGCCTGCCGCTTGAAGAGTACCTTCGCTCGGTGGTGCCCTCGGAGATCGGCTCTCCCGGCAGTGCGGCCTACCAGGCGCTGAAAGCCCAGGCTGTCAGCGCGCGCAGCTATGCGATGTCGCTGATGAGCGAGAACCGAAGATTCAGCTACGACCTCACCGCCGACACGGGCGACCAGATGTACAGGGGAACGTCCACGGAACACCAGCTTACCGACAGCGCAGTATTTGAAACGGCTGGAGAGTGCCTGACCAGCGGCGGCCGTGTGCTGACAAGTTTCTACCACAGCACCTGCGGGGGCCGCACCGCAGATCCGTCAGAGGTCTGGGGCAAACAGTTCGCCGAACGTAACCGCTGGCTGCGCTCGGTGGGTGACGGTTCTTACGACAGCGGATCGCGCTGGGCCGAGTGGGAAGTCAGCTGGAGCCGTCAGCAGTTGCTGCTGCTGCTCAAGAAATACCTGCCGGAGCTGATGAAGATGTCGGCCGGGGAGGTGGGAGAGCCGACCGATATCGAAATCATGCGGAAAGGGCCGTCCGGGCGGAATGTCCTGCTGAAAGTAACTACCGATAAACGCGTGCTGCAGGTGGAGGGAGACAATATCCGCCGTGCGCTGCGTAAGCCCGACGGTTCGATACTGCCGAGTACGATGTTCGACCTTTCGCTCCAGCGCGGCGGGAGCAGCGGCCTGTCGATAGTGGCGCGCGGACGGGGGTTCGGCCACGGCCTGGGCATGTGCCAGACCGGCGCGATAGCCAGGGCGTCCGCGGGCCAGGACTACCGTAAAATCCTCGATCGTTATTTCCCCAAAGCCGGCATCAGCCGACTTTACTGA
- a CDS encoding Lrp/AsnC family transcriptional regulator, whose product MSKKDKKLIRLLQVELPLVERPYAELSERLGMSEREVLDKVSSWVGSGIIRRFGATVRHQRMGYSANSMVVWRVTDPEVADRAGEIFAGFPEVTHCYRRPEFEGWPYTLYTMVHATSQEGIEQTLERMKEASGLDEYRGLLSEKEWKKTSMQYFSEEEDQ is encoded by the coding sequence CTGAGTAAAAAAGATAAAAAACTGATTCGTCTTCTGCAGGTGGAACTCCCCCTGGTGGAACGTCCATACGCCGAGCTGAGCGAGCGGTTGGGCATGAGCGAGCGGGAGGTTCTGGATAAAGTGTCGTCCTGGGTCGGCAGCGGGATTATCAGGCGGTTCGGGGCCACGGTCCGTCACCAGCGCATGGGCTACAGCGCCAACAGCATGGTGGTCTGGCGGGTCACCGATCCCGAGGTCGCTGACCGGGCCGGCGAGATATTCGCCGGATTCCCCGAGGTTACCCACTGCTACCGTCGTCCCGAGTTCGAGGGCTGGCCCTACACGTTGTACACGATGGTTCACGCCACCAGCCAGGAGGGTATCGAACAGACCCTTGAGAGGATGAAAGAGGCCTCGGGCCTGGACGAGTACCGTGGACTGCTCAGCGAGAAGGAATGGAAAAAAACGTCAATGCAGTATTTCAGTGAGGAGGAGGATCAGTGA